AATCTAATAAATCAGATGATGATATTGTAAAAGAGTGGTCATCTTCAAAAATAAGTGAAGGAGTTTTTCCTTTTCCAGCTGAAAATGATACAAAAGTAGTAAGCCAACTTAGTCAAGTAGCAAATGATTCAGAAGAGAAAGTTTCACAAATTTTTGATGTATTAAGTTTAACTTTAGATAATAATAGTGATTTAAGACGAAGAGTAAAAGAGTATGAAGAATTCATTTTATCTCAAAATAAACTTTTAAGTTCTTTAAGTAATAAATTTCCAAAAATAGAGCTATTTAAACAACAGCTAGAGAAAGTAAAAAGTTTTGAAAACTCATTAAAAGATTTAAAAACTTCGATAGATGAAGAGGATATGCATATTTTCCAAGGAATGGAGCTTATGCAATTTAATGATATAAATAGACAAAAAATTGAAAGAGTTATGTCAGTTATTAGAAAACTATCTATTTATTTAAATAATCTTTTTGAAGATGATAATCCAAGAGATCTTCCAATGGCTAAACATATTCACGGAGATAAAGATACGCAAGATTTAGTAGGTGATGATTTAGATAAGCTTATAGCTGAATTTAACAAGTAAGGAAATATAATGAACCAAGGTGTTTATCCACTAACAGCTTCAATGGTAAATCAAATAAATAGACTTGATCAAATAAGTAATAACCTTGCTAATGCAGATACTTTTGGTTTTAAGCAAGAGGGAACTTCTGAGACTACATTTAACTGGTATTTAAAAAGAATGCAAGATGAACAACAAAATCCATTTGTTGAGTCAATAACAATAAATAATATTCCAAAAATTGATACAAGATATACAGATCCTCTAATGGGACCTATGAAAATGACTGGAAATCCTCTTGATTTTGCTTTAAATGCACCAGATACTTTTTTTAAAATTCAAAATGAAAATGGTGATATAGTATATACAAGAGATGGATCATTTAAAAATTTAGATGGATTTTTAGTAGATGGAAATGGGAACAATGTTTTAAATGCAGATAATGAAGCTATAGTTGTGGAAGATGGCTTTGAGTTACAAATTGGAGTTGCTAAAACATCTTTTAAAAATCTTGAAAAAGTAGGAGATAATACTTACAAGGCTTTGGTTATTGATGATGTTGAAAATTTTGAAAATAATGATAATAAGATTTTAAGTGGAACAGTTGAGCAATCAAATGTAAATAGAGTAAGTACTATGGTTGAGCTAATAGATGCGCATAGAAGATTTGATCAATCTCAAAGAGCGATTAAGACAATAGATGAGTTAAACGCTGGTTTAATAGAGAAAATTGGAGGAAATACTAGATAATGCATGCAAGTGAAGTATCAGGGAAACTTTTTGAACAACTAAATTTTAGAGGCGAAAGACAAAAAGTAATATCTAGCAATATTGCAAATGTTAATACTCCAGAATACAAAACAAAAGATTTAGTTTTTTCAGAAGAGTTAAAAGAGCAAAATATTTTAAAATTAAAAAGAACTACAAATAACCATATGCAGAATCTTGATTATAGGGCTAGCAGTAACCCAAGATTAATTGAAGTTCCAAATTTAATAGAACAAAATGATGGAAACAATGTAAATTTAGATAGTCAAATGAGTGAACAATCAAAAAATAAAGTTCTTTTTGATGCAATACAATCATCTATAAAAAAAGATTCAAGACTTTTTAGATCTGTTATTGATGCTTCAGGTAAGAGCTAATAGGATGATTTTTTAATGGATCAACTTCTAAAATTTATAAATAACTTAAATAAAGCACAAAGAATAGCAATTGTTGGTGGTTTTGCTTTTTTGCTGTTATTAATTATTGGATTTTTGATATATTCGAATATCAAAGCTGAAGATAAAAAATTAAGTTACACAATTGCTTCAAATCTTACTCAAGCTGATGTTATGAGAGCTACTGAGGAACTTGAAAGTGCTGGTGTTCCATTTATAGTAACAGGAACTGGAAGCAATTTAACTCTTAAAACTTCAAAAGAGTTTATAAATATTGCAAAAATTAAACTTGTAACTAGTGAAGCTTCAACAAATAAACATGTTGGATGGGAAATTTTTGAAAAATCATCTATAGGTACAACAAATTTTGAAAATAAAGTAAAGTATCTAAGAGCTTTAGAGGGAGAACTAAGTCGTAGTTTAGAGTCTTTAAGTGGTGTTTTAAAAGCAGATGTAAAAATAGCAATTCCAAAAGAGACAATATTTACTGAGAAAAAGAGTGATACAACTGCCTCTGCTGTTTTGACACTAAAACAGGGTATTTTTTTGACTCAAAAACAACTAGATGGTATTAAAAACTTTATAGCTTCTGCTGTTCCTGATTTAAAGCAAGAAAATATACAGTTAATAGATCAAGATGGAAATTTACTTGAAGTATCAGCTGAAGATATGAATACTCAAAGATCTACAGTTCAAACGAAGTTTAAAGATAAAATAGAAGAGGATTATGAGCAAAAAATTATTTCACTTTTAGAGCCAGTTGTTGGAGCTGGAAGAGTTATGGCAAAAGTA
Above is a genomic segment from Aliarcobacter cryaerophilus containing:
- a CDS encoding flagellar hook-basal body protein: MNQGVYPLTASMVNQINRLDQISNNLANADTFGFKQEGTSETTFNWYLKRMQDEQQNPFVESITINNIPKIDTRYTDPLMGPMKMTGNPLDFALNAPDTFFKIQNENGDIVYTRDGSFKNLDGFLVDGNGNNVLNADNEAIVVEDGFELQIGVAKTSFKNLEKVGDNTYKALVIDDVENFENNDNKILSGTVEQSNVNRVSTMVELIDAHRRFDQSQRAIKTIDELNAGLIEKIGGNTR
- the flgB gene encoding flagellar basal body rod protein FlgB translates to MHASEVSGKLFEQLNFRGERQKVISSNIANVNTPEYKTKDLVFSEELKEQNILKLKRTTNNHMQNLDYRASSNPRLIEVPNLIEQNDGNNVNLDSQMSEQSKNKVLFDAIQSSIKKDSRLFRSVIDASGKS